A region of Toxorhynchites rutilus septentrionalis strain SRP chromosome 1, ASM2978413v1, whole genome shotgun sequence DNA encodes the following proteins:
- the LOC129762393 gene encoding uncharacterized protein LOC129762393, producing MLQTQPILWLLTLVGMATSDLRIHTLDQSPIIIVPLGPAKISTSSLRIVHPINLTSIGTIVESFNAVSMERLSNQTPFKSIVKAKLDKINLSYNRIKPLRRRKRWESLGKAWKYVSGSPDADDLKIINSSLNSLISENNKQIRINSAFDSRMSNITKAINVILENEENVIHSLEGFDVLELIFKIDELLYHLDIIEEAITLARRSIPSSRIIHLDELETIHHSLINDGFGLNSVDSILSTANAYAVLNNEIFMYILKIPRIKNVQYTLNFIEPVIVDHHRVHLQTQFYLKGQKSFMLKSACSKANAMFICSSTDLEPLTGCMQQLVSGNTAECPIERTYGNKTIRKINDGNIVVNAINVTLSSNCSVTQRTLQGSFLIQYSNCTLKLDDEEYVNTNMEIQPFIPTTGLKPKTSIGNFISWDG from the exons ATGCTGCAAACACAACC AATACTGTGGCTCCTTACGCTGGTAGGGATGGCCACTTCAGACTTGAGAATTCATACCCTGGATCAGAGTCCGATCATTATAGTTCCGTTAGGACCCGCTAAAATAAGCACTAGTTCTCTGCGAATTGTGCACCCCATAAACTTGACCTCAATTGGAACAATTGTAGAAAGCTTTAACGCCGTTTCTATGGAGAGATTGTCGAATCAAACGCCTTTTAAGTCAATAGTTAAAGCAAAATTAGACAAAATAAACTTGAGTTACAACCGAATAAAACCACTACGTAGGAGAAAACGATGGGAATCTCTCGGAAAGGCCTGGAAATACGTATCGGGAAGCCCTGATGCAGACGACCTTAAGATTATAAATTCgtcattaaattcattaattagcGAGAATAACAAGCAAATAAGAATCAATAGTGCTTTCGATTCACGAATGAGCAACATTACAAAAGCAATTAACGTCATACTGGAAAATGAGGAAAATGTAATACATTCCTTAGAGGGCTTTGATGTATTAgaattaatattcaaaattgatgAGCTATTATACCACTTAGACATAATCGAAGAGGCGATCACATTAGCGAGACGGAGTATCCCAAGCAGCCGCATCATTCACCTCGACGAATTGGAAACCATTCATCATTCCCTCATTAATGACGGTTTCGGGCTTAACTCGGTCGATAGCATACTTAGTACTGCCAATGCCTACGCAGTATTaaacaacgaaattttcatGTACATACTGAAGATACCCAGGATCAAAAATGTACAGTACACCCTCAACTTCATTGAACCAGTCATTGTAGATCACCACAGAGTCCACCTACAAACACAGTTTTATTTGAAAGGACAGAAATCATTCATGTTAAAAAGCGCTTGTTCCAAAGCCAACGCCATGTTTATATGTTCCTCAACGGATCTAGAACCTTTGACGGGTTGTATGCAACAATTGGTCTCCGGAAATACAGCAGAGTGTCCCATAGAACGCACCTACGGAAACAAAACTATTCGGAAAATCAATGATGGCAATATAGTCGTCAATGCAATCAATGTAACACTTTCGTCAAACTGTTCAGTCACCCAACGCACTCTACAGGGGTCGTTCCTAATCCAATACTCAAACTGTACACTGAAATTGGATGACGAGGAATATGTCAACACAAACATGGAGATACAGCCGTTCATACCTACCACGGGATTGAAG CCGAAAACCTCCATTGGAAACTTCATTTCCTGGGATGGATAG